In a single window of the Rhineura floridana isolate rRhiFlo1 chromosome 3, rRhiFlo1.hap2, whole genome shotgun sequence genome:
- the DALRD3 gene encoding DALR anticodon-binding domain-containing protein 3 isoform X2 yields METGDDRLSVSGTLEAFNAVLRGKAGDGVRGSIWFKENSVRNLRSRDFLAPQAVLRAMFAEGQVPNGLVESVFSLKCPGVPPIQSCQNGPAGLTVQLERPAVFEQVLKAIPVYTKSPQTAQGHSFLLNCVPLQGHKSLNSLSLSHLRAILVTDHLAGILRAQGMDVHLVPALVDEEIRRFLQQLRVEWPLDPETSRSPEDILAMKEALHQCPHAIFDQLEQSGVVCKLHLKGFLEKQQEDVQGYDPNLDVFLVTEEKLHHMAELQRAALQCTVVASGKCCSIVHVVSHEEAFQQQQMDLLWRLLAPQVVTVLQKHLVCGSVKVTHCASPMGALQYLQLRNSQMYEASVLKYGDLSQDDTWTETVSVLTSAAIRFEMLSTTHRNQVVLDVEETSISTKGTKSGAFVMYNCARLATLFEMYQRAVEQGLYPAFPLPSELNYSSLGEEGEWLLLFNGILPFQEVLSQVMQVPISSGGLRIAASTEAICKFLIQLSMDFSSYYNRVHILGVTSSRPCPYPLTENF; encoded by the exons ATGGAGACAGGCGATGACCGGCTGTCCGTGTCAGGGACCCTGGAGGCTTTTAACGCTGTTCTTAGAGGAAAGGCGGGAGATGGAGTTCGTGGCTCCATCTGGTTCAAGGAGAACAGTGTCCGGAACTTACGTAGCCGGGACTTCCTCGCCCCCCAGGCGGTCCTGAGGGCGATGTTCGCGGAAGGACAG GTTCCCAATGGCCTTGTTGAGAGTGTGTTTTCACTGAAATGCCCAGGGGTGCCACCCATTCAGAGCTGCCAAAATGGCCCGGCTGGACTGACTGTGCAGTTAGAGAGACCTGCCGTCTTTGAGCAGGTCCTGAAAGCCATTCCTGTGTACACGAAATCTCCCCAGACAGCCCAAGGGCACAGCTTCCTCCTGAACTGTGTCCCGCTGCAGGGGCACAAGAGCCTGAACTCACTGAGTTTGAGTCACCTGAGAGCCATCCTGGTCACCGACCACCTGGCGGGCATTCTCCGAGCTCAAGG GATGGATGTGCATCTGGTCCCAGCTTTGGTTGATGAGGAAATCCGTAGGTTCCTACAACAGCTACGAGTTGAGTGGCCTTTGGATCCAGAAACTTCCCGCAGTCCTGAGGATATTTTAGCCATGAAGGAAGCCCTTCACCAGTGTCCTCATGCCATATTTGACCAGTTGGAGCAGAGTGGAGTTGTGTGTAAACTGCACTTGAAAGGGTTCCTTGAGAAGCAGCAGGAAGATGTGCAGGGCTATGACCCTAACCTGGATGTCTTTCTTG TGACAGAGGAGAAGCTGCACCACATGGCTGAGCTACAACGTGCGGCCCTGCAGTGCACA GTGGTTGCATCAGGGAAATGCTGTAGTATCGTGCATGTAGTGAGCCATGAGGAGGCattccagcagcagcagatggaCTTATTATGGAGGCTGTTAGCCCCGCAAGTGGTCACAGTTTTACAG AAACACCTTGTCTGTGGGTCCGTGAAAGTCACCCACTGTGCCTCTCCCATGGGTGCTCTTCAGTATCTCCA GCTGCGGAACTCCCAGATGTATGAGGCTTCAGTGCTGAAGTATGGAGACCTCTCTCAGG ATGACACCTGGACTGAAACAGTTAGTGTCTTGACTTCGGCTGCCATCCGATTTGAAATGCTGAGCACGACCCATCGGAACCAG GTTGTCCTGGATGTGGAGGAGACCAGCATCTCTACCAAAGGGACCAAAAGCGGAGCCTTTGTGATGTACAACTGTGCTCGGCTGGCCACCCTCTTTGAAATGTATCAGCGGGCAGTAGAGCAAG GTCTATACCCagcctttccccttccttcagAGCTGAACTACTCCTCTCTCGGGGAAGAG GGTGAATGGCTTTTGCTGTTCAAtggtatcctgcctttccaagaGGTCCTGAGTCAAGTGATGCAGGTCCCCATCTCCAGCGGTGGGCTCAGAATTGCAGCCAGCACTGAGGCG ATTTGCAAGTTCCTGATCCAGCTGAGTATGGATTTCAGTTCTTACTACAACCGGGTGCACATCCTGGGG
- the DALRD3 gene encoding DALR anticodon-binding domain-containing protein 3 isoform X1 produces METGDDRLSVSGTLEAFNAVLRGKAGDGVRGSIWFKENSVRNLRSRDFLAPQAVLRAMFAEGQVPNGLVESVFSLKCPGVPPIQSCQNGPAGLTVQLERPAVFEQVLKAIPVYTKSPQTAQGHSFLLNCVPLQGHKSLNSLSLSHLRAILVTDHLAGILRAQGMDVHLVPALVDEEIRRFLQQLRVEWPLDPETSRSPEDILAMKEALHQCPHAIFDQLEQSGVVCKLHLKGFLEKQQEDVQGYDPNLDVFLVTEEKLHHMAELQRAALQCTVVASGKCCSIVHVVSHEEAFQQQQMDLLWRLLAPQVVTVLQKHLVCGSVKVTHCASPMGALQYLQLRNSQMYEASVLKYGDLSQDDTWTETVSVLTSAAIRFEMLSTTHRNQVVLDVEETSISTKGTKSGAFVMYNCARLATLFEMYQRAVEQGLYPAFPLPSELNYSSLGEEGEWLLLFNGILPFQEVLSQVMQVPISSGGLRIAASTEAICKFLIQLSMDFSSYYNRVHILGEPRPHLFSQMFARLQLMKAVREVFHSALATLHLPPLSQI; encoded by the exons ATGGAGACAGGCGATGACCGGCTGTCCGTGTCAGGGACCCTGGAGGCTTTTAACGCTGTTCTTAGAGGAAAGGCGGGAGATGGAGTTCGTGGCTCCATCTGGTTCAAGGAGAACAGTGTCCGGAACTTACGTAGCCGGGACTTCCTCGCCCCCCAGGCGGTCCTGAGGGCGATGTTCGCGGAAGGACAG GTTCCCAATGGCCTTGTTGAGAGTGTGTTTTCACTGAAATGCCCAGGGGTGCCACCCATTCAGAGCTGCCAAAATGGCCCGGCTGGACTGACTGTGCAGTTAGAGAGACCTGCCGTCTTTGAGCAGGTCCTGAAAGCCATTCCTGTGTACACGAAATCTCCCCAGACAGCCCAAGGGCACAGCTTCCTCCTGAACTGTGTCCCGCTGCAGGGGCACAAGAGCCTGAACTCACTGAGTTTGAGTCACCTGAGAGCCATCCTGGTCACCGACCACCTGGCGGGCATTCTCCGAGCTCAAGG GATGGATGTGCATCTGGTCCCAGCTTTGGTTGATGAGGAAATCCGTAGGTTCCTACAACAGCTACGAGTTGAGTGGCCTTTGGATCCAGAAACTTCCCGCAGTCCTGAGGATATTTTAGCCATGAAGGAAGCCCTTCACCAGTGTCCTCATGCCATATTTGACCAGTTGGAGCAGAGTGGAGTTGTGTGTAAACTGCACTTGAAAGGGTTCCTTGAGAAGCAGCAGGAAGATGTGCAGGGCTATGACCCTAACCTGGATGTCTTTCTTG TGACAGAGGAGAAGCTGCACCACATGGCTGAGCTACAACGTGCGGCCCTGCAGTGCACA GTGGTTGCATCAGGGAAATGCTGTAGTATCGTGCATGTAGTGAGCCATGAGGAGGCattccagcagcagcagatggaCTTATTATGGAGGCTGTTAGCCCCGCAAGTGGTCACAGTTTTACAG AAACACCTTGTCTGTGGGTCCGTGAAAGTCACCCACTGTGCCTCTCCCATGGGTGCTCTTCAGTATCTCCA GCTGCGGAACTCCCAGATGTATGAGGCTTCAGTGCTGAAGTATGGAGACCTCTCTCAGG ATGACACCTGGACTGAAACAGTTAGTGTCTTGACTTCGGCTGCCATCCGATTTGAAATGCTGAGCACGACCCATCGGAACCAG GTTGTCCTGGATGTGGAGGAGACCAGCATCTCTACCAAAGGGACCAAAAGCGGAGCCTTTGTGATGTACAACTGTGCTCGGCTGGCCACCCTCTTTGAAATGTATCAGCGGGCAGTAGAGCAAG GTCTATACCCagcctttccccttccttcagAGCTGAACTACTCCTCTCTCGGGGAAGAG GGTGAATGGCTTTTGCTGTTCAAtggtatcctgcctttccaagaGGTCCTGAGTCAAGTGATGCAGGTCCCCATCTCCAGCGGTGGGCTCAGAATTGCAGCCAGCACTGAGGCG ATTTGCAAGTTCCTGATCCAGCTGAGTATGGATTTCAGTTCTTACTACAACCGGGTGCACATCCTGGGG
- the DALRD3 gene encoding DALR anticodon-binding domain-containing protein 3 isoform X3: MEKVPNGLVESVFSLKCPGVPPIQSCQNGPAGLTVQLERPAVFEQVLKAIPVYTKSPQTAQGHSFLLNCVPLQGHKSLNSLSLSHLRAILVTDHLAGILRAQGMDVHLVPALVDEEIRRFLQQLRVEWPLDPETSRSPEDILAMKEALHQCPHAIFDQLEQSGVVCKLHLKGFLEKQQEDVQGYDPNLDVFLVTEEKLHHMAELQRAALQCTVVASGKCCSIVHVVSHEEAFQQQQMDLLWRLLAPQVVTVLQKHLVCGSVKVTHCASPMGALQYLQLRNSQMYEASVLKYGDLSQDDTWTETVSVLTSAAIRFEMLSTTHRNQVVLDVEETSISTKGTKSGAFVMYNCARLATLFEMYQRAVEQGLYPAFPLPSELNYSSLGEEGEWLLLFNGILPFQEVLSQVMQVPISSGGLRIAASTEAICKFLIQLSMDFSSYYNRVHILGEPRPHLFSQMFARLQLMKAVREVFHSALATLHLPPLSQI; encoded by the exons ATGGAAAAG GTTCCCAATGGCCTTGTTGAGAGTGTGTTTTCACTGAAATGCCCAGGGGTGCCACCCATTCAGAGCTGCCAAAATGGCCCGGCTGGACTGACTGTGCAGTTAGAGAGACCTGCCGTCTTTGAGCAGGTCCTGAAAGCCATTCCTGTGTACACGAAATCTCCCCAGACAGCCCAAGGGCACAGCTTCCTCCTGAACTGTGTCCCGCTGCAGGGGCACAAGAGCCTGAACTCACTGAGTTTGAGTCACCTGAGAGCCATCCTGGTCACCGACCACCTGGCGGGCATTCTCCGAGCTCAAGG GATGGATGTGCATCTGGTCCCAGCTTTGGTTGATGAGGAAATCCGTAGGTTCCTACAACAGCTACGAGTTGAGTGGCCTTTGGATCCAGAAACTTCCCGCAGTCCTGAGGATATTTTAGCCATGAAGGAAGCCCTTCACCAGTGTCCTCATGCCATATTTGACCAGTTGGAGCAGAGTGGAGTTGTGTGTAAACTGCACTTGAAAGGGTTCCTTGAGAAGCAGCAGGAAGATGTGCAGGGCTATGACCCTAACCTGGATGTCTTTCTTG TGACAGAGGAGAAGCTGCACCACATGGCTGAGCTACAACGTGCGGCCCTGCAGTGCACA GTGGTTGCATCAGGGAAATGCTGTAGTATCGTGCATGTAGTGAGCCATGAGGAGGCattccagcagcagcagatggaCTTATTATGGAGGCTGTTAGCCCCGCAAGTGGTCACAGTTTTACAG AAACACCTTGTCTGTGGGTCCGTGAAAGTCACCCACTGTGCCTCTCCCATGGGTGCTCTTCAGTATCTCCA GCTGCGGAACTCCCAGATGTATGAGGCTTCAGTGCTGAAGTATGGAGACCTCTCTCAGG ATGACACCTGGACTGAAACAGTTAGTGTCTTGACTTCGGCTGCCATCCGATTTGAAATGCTGAGCACGACCCATCGGAACCAG GTTGTCCTGGATGTGGAGGAGACCAGCATCTCTACCAAAGGGACCAAAAGCGGAGCCTTTGTGATGTACAACTGTGCTCGGCTGGCCACCCTCTTTGAAATGTATCAGCGGGCAGTAGAGCAAG GTCTATACCCagcctttccccttccttcagAGCTGAACTACTCCTCTCTCGGGGAAGAG GGTGAATGGCTTTTGCTGTTCAAtggtatcctgcctttccaagaGGTCCTGAGTCAAGTGATGCAGGTCCCCATCTCCAGCGGTGGGCTCAGAATTGCAGCCAGCACTGAGGCG ATTTGCAAGTTCCTGATCCAGCTGAGTATGGATTTCAGTTCTTACTACAACCGGGTGCACATCCTGGGG